The sequence below is a genomic window from Venturia canescens isolate UGA chromosome 9, ASM1945775v1, whole genome shotgun sequence.
atcaacGATTATGAGTGCTCGTAATCGAAAATACTAATATGTATTGTAATAATATTCTCCAGCAACGTAAAACCCTGTGCTTTACACATTCCAAATATCAGCTTATCTCCCCTCGTATGTCGCGCTGCTAAGAAAAACCATAGCATCCGGGAAATTGCCGGTTCACATACTCAtgtcgaaagaaattttttgtcacaaatttttttttgcatgatatttatgaatattttaaaattatattgaTAACTATAGCTTTTGTGACCATAGTTACTGTTTCATAAAACCTTAACATATCAAGCGGCCCGGATAAGCCAGTAGCATTTTCTGCCGTTTAGGATATCATTAGCTTACGTGGTGTAATGGTTCAATGACGGGCTCATACTCGTGGAGTCCGCGGTTCAAATCCTCctgtgatttatttttttttcatcatagatAGTTATTGTTCTGACTATagcagaaattttaaaaaatcaattgattttgttgaattatgtttttttcattcattcatataaaaaatgactgcaatatgttaatttattttaacagCAATAGCCACTGTGTCAGTGTATTCCATTTTACAAAGATAGGTTAGACCACGGCAACCACGGTTAGACCCACAAAAACTATCAACAGTGTCAGCTGGCAGCAACGCATGCGCGTATATAACGCGTACATAATGCGCATGCGTTAACCCGTACACTACCTGCAACAGCGCCGCTCGAGAGGAACCCTCTTTCCCGACACTTTTACGGACGTGCCCGATTGCCGAGATTGGACTCCTTCCCTATAGTCTCCTTGATCCTCCACAAGACACCCGACGCTTCTTTGTATACACGCACATATAACAGACTTCTGATACGTCACAACGGTCACAACAACATATCGATAAGTCATCACATTTTGTCGGAGTCTCTGAAGGCACTTCGATGTTGCCCTGCTTATAGAGCAGAAGAAACGCATGATTTAATACAGTACTCAGCCGCTGGTCGAATCAAATTGCAAACGTAACACCACTGTTCGAACCATTCACTAAAAGATATGCTAAAATGGATAAATTCAACATAAGATTAACAATTAGATTATAATAATTAACCGATTAATTGATATGTTTGTAGGTTATGACCATCGCATACTCTTCCTCCCACCCGCTTCATCCACCCGCGTTAAGCAATATGTAGCTGTGTAAGTGTGTATAACCCTGAAAATCCCTAGGAAGATCTTCTCTCGAGATATACAGCTCTTTGATCGCAGTATGATAGATTGATGATTCTTTTATAACGATGAAATAATCCCTCTGTAAACATCTTTAATTTTACTAATGTTTGTTCCTAAATGATTTCtgatcgtttaaaaaaaaaaaacgatttttcgagcTAAGACCTGCCAACTATACACCAATTAACTTTTATTAATGATTCATCAACTATTCTTTCGAAAACTATTTCAATAACTTCGAAAACTTGCGAAAACAATTCgataattatttgaataagaaaataagagtttcatcattttcatctGCTAAATATACAGAACTATGTATAAGACCGTGGGGCCGAAGCGGAGTCACTCCAGTGGCCAAGCTAGTCTCACGCCAAACTCACAGATGGGAGACTAGCTAAAAAGTTGAAGAACAAGAAGATCCGCTAACCTTGAAATCATTAGATTTTCAACACAAAACAAACTGACGCTTTGTTCACGGCATTTCTGAGTGAAATTCTTCCATCTATCTTACAGTTGATTGTATTTAGCAAAATGTCGGAATATTTATATCTGATTATATAGTTGATACCGTTGTAGATATTTACCTCATGCTGCTACCGCTATTCGGGTTTTGTGCCACGAACAAACGCTCAATCAatttacaatgttttttatacttttctgACGGAAATCTTTTCGGCTCTAATTACAAAATCTAAAAATAATGCTTGTTTTGTGCATTAAGAGTACACCTTCGAATATTAATTGGGATATGGTATACTAGTACAGAGTGATTAATtgtaacatgattctttgGATTACTTTCGTCGTTATCACTTATTTAATTAACGACGCATATCCAACTCGTAAgtcattttattcatttcggtCATAAATAAATTGCATGAAAATCTAATATATTTAACACTGTTGGATACGCCAATACCAACTGGGTTCACAAGACACTGCAAATAATATACTAGAAGTTTTATAAGAGCTAGATCTAAATTTTGATCTAATCTACGGATTGATTGGAGATGACTTTAATTTctggaaaatatttatatattcagCTTTGACAATggtgaatttatttattttttccaagattTGTTTATTATTCAATCCTATGGGCCAACAAATTTCTAATGGTGTTGACAAAATAGATACgccaatttgaaaaattgagtagAAGTATAATTTAGGACATGTCTAACAGTGTGGAAAGCATTACTTACCATTCAACTTGGTGCGGTGAATGCTCACAAGTGTTGAGACAGGTGCATTTCAGCATATTCATTCTAAGTCAAACGCGTTTGAGCTTAACAAACACTTTGAACGCCTTTAACATTCACAGCCCTTGGTCAAGCTTtacattgaataaaattccaAAGTTTCTTAAAATCTTTCTTTTTTGACAATAATATGAATTCAGTACTGTGATGTCCACAATTTCTTATTCCAATATATATCATGaagttacgacgctgaagtttgcaatgtgGGAGTGcaacgaaatgaacaaaaaaaacattcgtaattcaccaattttttatttcacaaagcATCGGTGTAGGTTAAAAAACCACTAAAGTGCAAATTCGGTAAGGAACAgtattggagaattactggaattattggagagatTTTTTAGAtcacttcgttggactccaatgttgcaaacttcattgttaaatgaaatttattgatcATTGTCTTAAAAGTCccttaaaaattgaactgttgATTAATTTCactttcaaagttttttttatctaatttTTCATACTTCACTGTTGAAGGATCAGTTTCAGAAGGATACTGCGATGTTTATAATGGACAAATATGTAAAAAGTATCTTACTGGAATTGGCAAAGTCTGGTACCATAATACTACTGATAATCTTAATGGTTGGCTGAATGAACGCATTACCACCGATCTGTGGGAAGATCTTATTCAAAAACTTAAAGAACCATGTCGGTCTGCAGCAGAGGTATAAATTTGGGGGTTGGAATCATTATTATACTATAAAACCTTCGTtatctaattttttatttgttttcacagttttttactatttcaattttaaagtttgaacctttataataaattatctttttttgGGGTCAATACagcaaataaatttgaaaaaatgactggACATCTTTTGTAATGCAGTTTTTCTGCTTACACAAGATAAAATGTGTTCTGCAACATTCCAGAAAATCCTCTGCATGTATGCGTTTCCACTGTGCGATGGGCTTGTAAAACTACCACTTTGCTATGAAGATTGCATGGCGGTTCGTCACGAATTTTGTTTCAATGATTGGGCTCTCATCGAAGACAACAAGCAAAGAGGAATTTATATACGATCTCGTGGTCATTTTAGACTACCAGATTGTGATGAATTGCCACAAGtcaatgaagaaaatatgacTTGTTCTCATATTCACTTGACTGATGTCAATGAAACGTTGATTACTTGTAAATAAAATCCTGTTTTATTTACCTTTCCCGAgcatataaaaaatttcgttttattaagtgaaatattgaattttttcagtcgaCTGTATCAGAGAAAATGGACGTTTCTACATGGGAAAGATGAATCAAACAAAGAATGGATATGATTGCCAATCATGGAACGCTCAATTTCCCCACAGTCATGACAAACCACCGAACGTCTTTCGGCAAATTCGAGAAGGCGAAAATTACTGTCGAAATGCTGGAGGAGACGAACCAATGCCTTGGTGTTTTACCATGGATCCACGTGTGCGATGGCAACATTGTGATATTCCAATATGtagtgagtttttcaaaacattttgttaATCAAGAGTTATGTACAATTTCCCgtcactttttatttattgaaataaatcatCAGCTGAACaacatcgaaatttttattgtcaaTAATGTTTAGGGTTGCTAAAATGTGTATGCTTaacgtaaacattttttattctagaTAATTCGACTGATACGGCAGTAAAAATTGATCCAAAGAATTTTAGCATGGACACTTTTTTCACGCCAACATTCATAATGATCCTATCGGCTTTTGGTTTTTTCGTCATATTAGGGTCACTGTTGTCAGTATTTTTTAGCCAAAGAATGAGCAAGCGTCATCAAGGATATAATCCCACACACGATCGGGTAATTTACATTGAACAAAGCAAAATTACGAATAATTATTGAAACTGCTCTGTGTTCCATATTAAACACATaacgaaatattatttctaGGAACTCAATATCGACCTGGACAAGCTACCAAATAACGATGCATACCATAAAACGGCTGCACAGTTGAATCCCAAATTGGA
It includes:
- the Nrk gene encoding tyrosine-protein kinase transmembrane receptor Ror2 isoform X1 codes for the protein MILWITFVVITYLINDAYPTRSVSEGYCDVYNGQICKKYLTGIGKVWYHNTTDNLNGWLNERITTDLWEDLIQKLKEPCRSAAEKILCMYAFPLCDGLVKLPLCYEDCMAVRHEFCFNDWALIEDNKQRGIYIRSRGHFRLPDCDELPQVNEENMTCSHIHLTDVNETLITFDCIRENGRFYMGKMNQTKNGYDCQSWNAQFPHSHDKPPNVFRQIREGENYCRNAGGDEPMPWCFTMDPRVRWQHCDIPICNNSTDTAVKIDPKNFSMDTFFTPTFIMILSAFGFFVILGSLLSVFFSQRMSKRHQGYNPTHDRELNIDLDKLPNNDAYHKTAAQLNPKLEMLEFPRNNIIYVRDLGQGAFGRVFQAKAPGLVPGEEFTNVAVKMLKEEATEDLLVDFEREACLLAEFDDPNIVKLLGVCALGRPMCLLFEYMGRGDLNEFLRSCSPGNYVVRSMDKDSNVSESRLTHMDLINIACQVASGMVYLSDRKFVHRDLATRNCLINDQMVVKIADFGLSQKIYLQDYYKGDEQDAIPVRWMPLESILYNKYTIESDVWAFAVCLWEIFSFALQPYYGMTHEEVVKYIKEGNVLQCPDNTPPSIYELMKLCWNRRPSDRPTFKVIYHTLNAIKQELEADNKSDSVPLRIHI
- the Nrk gene encoding tyrosine-protein kinase transmembrane receptor Ror2 isoform X2, which translates into the protein MLTSVETGSVSEGYCDVYNGQICKKYLTGIGKVWYHNTTDNLNGWLNERITTDLWEDLIQKLKEPCRSAAEKILCMYAFPLCDGLVKLPLCYEDCMAVRHEFCFNDWALIEDNKQRGIYIRSRGHFRLPDCDELPQVNEENMTCSHIHLTDVNETLITFDCIRENGRFYMGKMNQTKNGYDCQSWNAQFPHSHDKPPNVFRQIREGENYCRNAGGDEPMPWCFTMDPRVRWQHCDIPICNNSTDTAVKIDPKNFSMDTFFTPTFIMILSAFGFFVILGSLLSVFFSQRMSKRHQGYNPTHDRELNIDLDKLPNNDAYHKTAAQLNPKLEMLEFPRNNIIYVRDLGQGAFGRVFQAKAPGLVPGEEFTNVAVKMLKEEATEDLLVDFEREACLLAEFDDPNIVKLLGVCALGRPMCLLFEYMGRGDLNEFLRSCSPGNYVVRSMDKDSNVSESRLTHMDLINIACQVASGMVYLSDRKFVHRDLATRNCLINDQMVVKIADFGLSQKIYLQDYYKGDEQDAIPVRWMPLESILYNKYTIESDVWAFAVCLWEIFSFALQPYYGMTHEEVVKYIKEGNVLQCPDNTPPSIYELMKLCWNRRPSDRPTFKVIYHTLNAIKQELEADNKSDSVPLRIHI